In Sander vitreus isolate 19-12246 chromosome 8, sanVit1, whole genome shotgun sequence, the genomic window CAAGTCAGATTCAAATGCCCACAAGACTGTCCAAGTCCAAGGCAAGACAAGTCCAGGTCAAAATACCTCCATGTCTGGGACACAGACTAGGCCGAAACAAGTCAGAGTAAGAAATACCCACAAATCTGagataacataaaaaaaatctcaaaccCAGACTTGGATACTTCAGCCCTGATTTGACTTTACAGTCAGCCATTGGTCACCACAGTAAATCCTACACCTGTTTCATATCAGTCACACTATCACAACGTGAATGAAAGTAAACCTAAGTTATTCTGAGTAAAATGAGGTATGAATCTTGGGGAATCTTTTTTGGATTTCTTTGTTTGCTGGATTGAaagatttaaacacacacacacacacacacacacacacacacacatgctgggcTGTTTCTGTAAACACATTGCTGGGTTGATTATGCTGGGTCATAATTATGGGTTGTTTGGGGTACTGTAAACACACTGTTGGGTTGTTCATGCTGGGTCAAAGGGATTCTAGGGTAAAGCCAGCTCCTGGGTCACTCCAACCCAGCACGTGTTCTGTCCCATAGAGCAGagctcttcaacagggggtccgggacccctaggggggtcctcagagttacttcAGGGGGACCCCAACTGATTGTTTAACCAATATGAGTCACATaagtccaacatattattagcataaATCGGcatatttgtgatttgtttttaaatttacacaacattgtggtagccactaaggtagccatccacagataccgTTAAGCtgtaaggattcactgtgccacatgtatgtttaacattaaaacatgatgcataACGATATGAATAaatcagttattattattttaatagcttagtattgtatgcaacataaaaaggtatgtatagaggctttaggctgcccacacattattgtaggcccagtttaatatgcaacccaATTTCAGCTCAATTTGgtgggggtccctgctccgtctttctTTTAGCTATGGGGTCCTTGGCATAAAACACCTTGAAGACCCCTGCCATAGAGGATCAGCAGTTGGGTTATGGTTGGGTTATTTTTTAAGCCAGCATTATTAAGAGTGCACCTTAACCCAACACCcaacacactggaccttttggggattttctggaTGGATGTTGAAGCTGAGCAGTAACATcaatattgtttattattttgtaattCTGTTTGATTAATAAGACAGAGTAACAGACCTTTGTCCCTGCAGACATTTTATCGTAGCAAAAACAGCTTAGGTAAAATGAATAACATCAGTGATGGATCCCTTTCATTAAGGTGTGTCAGTAAAAACAGTATGTACAATATCAACGCTCTAGCATACCTGAATAAAGTGCAGTCATTATGATGCCATTATTTATGTCTGCTCATCTGTGGGCAGGAATTCAGAGCTTTAGGCGAAGGTTGTCTAGGATCgatcacttttttgtttttactgaaaTTACTTATCATTACTGAAATTACAAAAATTACTGAAATTACTTATCATTTGTCAATCCACACTAGGTAATCTGCGGTTAAAATGTATCTTTCCTAGATCCCGTTTTTGTACACACATGCAATTCAGGGGGAAGcatagttttagtcgtgcaacagaaaactcagattggacagatagtctagctagctgtctgtatttaccctgcagagatctgaggagcagttaaccatagtcctcacaaatccaccggaggttagaatgccaacacaaaggaagcccaaggcaacggacatccggcctaaatgaatgaaatctggtggaatttccgttggcaacggagcaatcccggaagtggaacgtcaaggaaaTAGACTAAGATGACAATAAATGAATGACACTAAGGCAATTAAGGTGAATTTTTACAATTAATGTTATGTATGTGATGTTGTGTATCTATGTGAtcgaaataaactaaactaaagggCACctcggcagtgcccaggagtAAAGCTGGCACCTttacagctgaagaaatgagtTCCTGACTGgaaaaattcacactgcattaccATTGTAAGATAAGGCCTTGGTGGAGGTCTGTGGTCTCCGAGTGCCGTTTGGGTTTCTTGCATAAATGGGACCAAAAGGTCAGGGCAAGTATTTGctacacattttacatttatcaGAATTCGTGATTTTGAGGACATCTCCCAATAATTCTTTCTTCTGGCAAAGCTTTGTTGGACCCTCGTTGGTAAAATCCAACTGAAACTAACCCTCCAACTGAAAACCTGttgatatatataaaaaaaaatattatattgcctttattgataggacagattaagacaggaaagtgggagagagggggaatgacatgtagccAAGGGCCCCAGGTCGTAACCAAATCCGCGGCCTCTGCGACAAAGACTGAGCCTCTGTCCAGGGGgcacacgctcaaccaggtgaacTAACCAGGCACCCTGATTTGATATCAATTTTAACTTTGAGCAGAAGTTGATCTTGATCCGTGATGGAATCCACCAAACGTCTTTTTCATGTGATTTATGACTCTGATGATGAAACCGGGAGGGGACGACACCTCTGGCCTGCTAATTACTCTGTACCGACAGGTTTCCACAAGTGATTGAAGCCCCTGCAACAGCGTATTTAAAGAGCAGCTTATTTGGACTCACAGAGAAGAGCGAGGTTAGCGTTCATAACAGGTCATCATTTTACGACAACGAGGGTACAGTTTGGACGGCAGGAAGTTGGACCCCCAGAGCAGGTCTCATTTGGGTTCAAAGGTTTATAGGTGTTTTCCACACTTAAACATTACTGGGGTCGAGTTCACCAGCAGCTGTGACATTGTTTCTACTTGTTTTTGTAATCTGTTTTTCTCCTTCCTGAGTGCTGATATTATTGAGGGGGAAATGGAGCCCTGGAactgacaaactatactataagGTTACCAGACGAGTCAAAAAAGATAACCGAatacatcaataaataatattggttatttaataattaaaatagaGTAACATAGAAATAAATCTGAAGCGTCATCCTTTTCTTTTAACctcaaatgtattaataaaaaatatatacatttataaacTTAAAGTCTGATATAAATCCGAGGTTGATAtgagtttttatttaaacagcaaCAATTTCTGCTTGTTTGTGATGATGTCAGAAtgcaacatttaaatgtaaatttgtaAAAATACATCTAACAGTGATTTTGAGGCCTTCTCTGCTAAGACTTTTTGAACTCTGACTTCTTATTGCGCCCGTCTCCTGTTGTTAAACCAGGTAAGCTACAGAACAGGTGTGAGGTCATCGTCCTCTCTACATTGTTAGCTTAAAAGCTAAATGCTACAATCCTACAAATCTGAAAAGGTTCCTAGTTTTAAGTCCTTTAAATATTGTCTTTCCCTGTAATGTTGGAACAAGAAtctgcagccatgctagcagctctgtgaggctaaaTGTCGGCATGCTAACATGTGCACAATGTTGATGTTTTGCAGGTTTATTAGGTACCATCTTAGTTTTTGATGTTAGCATGCAGAgttttgctaattagcactaaactaAATGGGAATGTTGTTAGTGTTGCAGGTATTTCATCATAAACAAGTTAAAATCTTTAACTGATTATGGCGCTAAAGTCAAGCAAATCACCAAAATAATTACAATTGATTCCAATGGTGACATTTACCAAATGTTATGGCAATCCTTCCAAACGTTGTTGAGATATGTCAACCAAagtctatcatgtttttttaaggcTGTACCTTTCCATCAGATGGAAATATTTTACATGTGCTGCATATTTTGGACACATCCTCTTTCATTCAGCCTGGGATGTCCAGAATTTAAAGATTCTGTAAGTTTGTTACAGTTGTAGTAGTTATTACATATATACAACATAAGATTATAAGGTTTAAGGGGTTAAAAAGTGGTTATATTGTCCTTAACATCTGCAAAAATAAACTGTTGGATTTGTTAAATGTCAAAACAATTGTTTAATACTTATTTgtgtaaaactgtaaaaatgtaatttgttgatttatttttgtttgtttgttttggtgaaaaTATTTATGGATCAAAACAATAAAAGTAGAGTGAAAGCTACAAGCTACTGAAATCCCGATAAAGTTTACTCACCTTCAAGAAAAACTAGATTTATTTAAGAGCTGCAGGAACTCATTCTGATCTCCTACATTTTTCTGACTTGTGTTTCGGTTTCCTTTTCCTCACAGATAAGATTACTCTTTTAAAATGAGCCAACTTAAACTGCTCGATGACAAACAGCATTTCTTATCCATCTTCATCACCATGTTGGCCCTGCTGTGCTCCAGCCGAGCCTTACCGAGGACGGACCCTCCCATCCATCCCGGCCACCCCTTCCAGTTCATGTGGAACGCCCCGACCGAGCTCTGCCACATCCGCTTCGACATGCCACTTGACCTCTCCCACTTCCAGTTCATCAGCAGCACGCTGAAGACTGCGACCAACCAGAGCATCTCCTTATTCTACACCGACCGCTTCGGCATCTTCCCCTACGTGGACGAACACACCGGTAAGATATACAACGAGGGCCTGCCGCAGCTGATAGACCTGCAGCAGCACCAAGAGCTGGCCAAGGATGACATCAAGTACTACATCCCTGCCGACCAGCCGGGCCTCGCTGTGCTCGACTTTGAGGAGTGGAGGCCACAGTGGATCCGAAACTGGGGCAGCAAAGACATCTACAGACGGATTTCCATTGAAACGGTCAAGGAGAAGAACCCATCGTTGACCAATGCTGAGGCGGAGGACCGGGCAAGGATTGCTTTCGAACGCGCAGCCAAGAGGTACTTCCTCCAATCCGTCCGCGTGGGTAAGAGGATGAGGCCCAGCAGACTCTGGGGCTTCTACCTGTTCCCTGACTGCTACAACTACAACTTCAAAAAGGACATGGCGGGCTTCACCGGAGAGTGTCCTGCAATCGAGAAGAAAAGGAACGACGAACTGATGTGGCTCTGGGCAGAGGCCACAGCGCTCTTTCCATCTATCTACCTGGAGCAGTTGCTTAGAGACACCCAGCAGGCCCGGCAGTTTGTCCGGCATCGCATCCGGGAGGCCATGAGGGTGTCGACGCTCCCCAACAGCTCCTACTCCATCCCCGTCTTCCCCTACATCCGGCCCTTGTACAAGGATACCACCGACAAATACATGTCAGAGGTCAGACAAATCAATTCAAATCAGTTAAATTCCGTTTTATTAATAGTGTCAAATcctaacagaagttatctcaggacacttacagatagagtaggtctagaccacactcaatttacagagacccaacaattcccccaagatgTGCAATAACAGTAAGGAAAAACTTCCCTTTAACAGGCAACCTCAGGCAGACCCTGGCtctggtgggcggccatcttcTTCGGTTGTTTAGggtagagggagggagggagagagagagagagagagagagagagagagagagagagagagagagagagagagagagagagagagagagagagagagagagagagagagagagagatacagaaatacagaaacgGGTAAAATGAAAGTGGTGTAATAGACACACCTTTTTGTTACCTTTAGATACAATTTATGTCATGAactatacatatgtgtgtggtaAATATGGCCTACAGATCTCTAATTGGCTGGCAGATGTCTGCTGTCCTAATTTAGAGCTTGAGGTATAGAGACAGAGCGCAACATGTCACACTTTGAAACCCATGCCCAGTGGAGAGGAAAACAATCAACACCACAATTTGCAGCCAAGGGCTCACATATGcctgtagctagctaaaaacatcagatttaagtgtcaaatgattattttagcACCCTTTGTCTATCAGAGAGGACACATTAGCTGTTaggaagctaatgttagctatgcgttagcaagctaaggcacttAGCACAAACATCATACTGCAGagctttctgatttatccacattccactTTAACACAAGTTGCATCCTGTCAAATAGGCCTTACTTACAGAAATAAAGTTAGCCTTAAACCTTCAGATGTGATGATGTGTCTACCTTTTACCTCGATCTACCTTTTACTATCAACACAACAGTGTGCAAGGCTATTTC contains:
- the LOC144521471 gene encoding hyaluronidase-5-like; the encoded protein is MSQLKLLDDKQHFLSIFITMLALLCSSRALPRTDPPIHPGHPFQFMWNAPTELCHIRFDMPLDLSHFQFISSTLKTATNQSISLFYTDRFGIFPYVDEHTGKIYNEGLPQLIDLQQHQELAKDDIKYYIPADQPGLAVLDFEEWRPQWIRNWGSKDIYRRISIETVKEKNPSLTNAEAEDRARIAFERAAKRYFLQSVRVGKRMRPSRLWGFYLFPDCYNYNFKKDMAGFTGECPAIEKKRNDELMWLWAEATALFPSIYLEQLLRDTQQARQFVRHRIREAMRVSTLPNSSYSIPVFPYIRPLYKDTTDKYMSEFDLVNTIGEAAALGSAGVISWGDMKVTESEDSCFGARRHLEQVMNPYILNVTTATQLCSKALCQGRGRCLRKHWDDDVFLHLDPRHYRIEQKTRGGPLAVSGGLSQDDVNWFDRNFDCMCYGEEPCRLVLTINVIDEIHTEL